ATGGTTTTGAAAATCATACCTTCAAGATTTCTAAATAACCTGGTATGCCAAAATACCTTGATAACCATCCAAGCATATTTGTTAAAGTGTGAAATTTCCTTTAATCACTGCACATTGGAAAAATACTCAATGGCATGGAAAGCAACAACTACAATGTACCACttctaaaatgttaattttcccCATTACAAAAcgtttttatgaaatatatagAGAGAAACTGATTTCTGACCTGCCGGATGGCTGCCTGCGGGCTTCTTTCTCCAGGGTGAGACATGCGTGGAGCTGAGAGAACGCCAGCATGCCGAGGCAGTTGTCCACATCCAGCAGACGCACCAGGAAGGCCTCGCAGGCCTTCTTCACGGCTCCGAGCTGCAGCAGGTCAGCGGTCGTCAGCAAGCTCTCCACGTTCAGCTGGGTTAGGGTGAGTCTGGAGGAGTGGATGTAGTCTGGCAAGGCTGACAAGACCTCCACTTCCACTACCGGCAgcctgagaggagaggagaggagaggaagtcTTTTTAAAGTCCCTTTATTGGACCATTTTCAGATCAAAGAAAATCAACATACATAACCCATCTGATACAAGCGGGGTAGAggtgagctgcaccaatcacatcggtgtatctgatacaGGCGGGGCCAGAAGTGAGCTGAACAGACGACAAGAGCGCTGCAACCTCAAAGTAATTAGTAAACGATACAAGATGGCTACCGATGAACACCAGTTGATTGAAACGGTTTTGGCCGCTACAATGAACGAGTTAGACTTGGCTTTTCATCtaaaagaagaacagaagaCGGCAATCAAATCCTTCCTTTGCAAGAAGGACGTCTTTGCTGTTTTGCCAACCGGATATGGCAAGAGTTTAATCtaagtgttatccaattgcactcagtgagattttcaaatgcatgcttAGTGCCGCCTCTAAAGCTGGACCATTTTCATCACTCACTGCCAGACCTGTAATATTtaggatttgggtctggatttccaggctagtaCTTCCCTGCAGCAAGGTGAAAAGTGAAACCACTGGAGGTCAAGAAAGATGGATGttacgctttaaaaaaaaaaaaaaaaaaactgatgctgAAACGGCCAACAAATGTTAGAGCCTCTATGCACATGCACAGAATGGATGGAAAGAAATGTGTCTCAGGAGGTGGAGCTGCCCTTCACTACGGGGTAATGGGTGAATGCTAATGACCATTTGTTAAGCAGTTCATCCATTAAGTTAGGGAAGCTCTACAGAAGTGCAGTCCATTGACTATCTACAGTACCTATATATTAGGATAGTGACAGTGTCCTATAGTATGACCCGCATTCACAGATTGTTTTATAAAGCATCTGTCAGTAAGtgtagaaaaaatacaaagatacAGGTGACGACACAGGCAATTCATTTCCAGTTATAGGTGGCACTATTGACACATCATAAAGAATATGGGCAAAGCTAGGTAAGTGTGTGATAATTACTGAAACACAGTGGATATTTTACAATGTGCCAATATCTTTTGAAACCTCTGCAAGTTGTAAgactttattagtccccaagTACTGCTGAAATCCATTAAGGGGTATTTAACGATAATTTTATCGTGGGGGAGAATATGGAAGAAAATGTACTTGCAGCCCTCCATCTTCATGACTCATGTCCCCTGTTACCATCTGGTCACGCAGAACACAAGACCCCAGCTACACTTTCAAAGgattttgtgatattttgttgATCCCTTAAAGAATCTTTTCTCcgtttcctcctcccccctctcttacagggaggtcagaggtcacggAGCTGGCAGGGCTCCATTGTCTGCCTAAAGGCTGGTGCAGCTCAGCAGATGGTTGCAAAGATGAGCAACGCGGATCATGAACCAAGCTTGTCCACATGAAAACCGTCGCATTTCCTGTCTTCCAACTGATGCCAACAAGGTGTTTACACTGCTGTAAGCCACATTTTAAACCGGTAGACACCATGGCTGTGTCGATGCTGTTGATTTCATATTTCTTACTCACACATTTAACATTGCCCTAAGTGTTTTTTAGTCCGACCGGTCCTTGATTAGGTTGAAGCAGATGCACAGGGTGGGTCAATGCTGAGTGCGGGCTGATGGCAGTGGGGCATGGAATTAGAGTGCTTTAATTGGCATGATCAATCTACGATGAGCCCTACCTTTCTCTCACATACTCATGCATACCTGACAAGGCTGTCGGTCCTCTCCCTCATGTCGGCAGTGAACATGACCCTGAATTATGAGCTGCGTGCACAGAGTGCCACCATGTGGCAGTGCAGGATCTGGCCCGAGGAGCCCTGCAGGGCGATGTCCGTGAAGAGGCCTTCGGAGTAGAATCCTCTCAGGGCACCCAGCTCCTCCTCAGGGTGGCTCACATCATGGAAATCATACGCATAGAGCTCCTGGGCTCCTGTGGGTGACGCGGTTGTAGTCTGTCTGTGCATTACAAAGTAATAATTGGTTTGGATAGACATTGTACGGAGCCCCTAAGGAACATgggaaattctttttttcttgtgcgcacaagaaaataaatctcAAAAACGTTCCCGGTGATCCGATATTGCGACGATAGTGTATGcttgactgttggtgctttaacaaaatgttatttacacaatgagattttttatacatattctccagaaatgatatAATGACTTAGTAGGttaaggtaaataatagaacagctacagtctggtgagttcagaaaatgacatcacttgtAGCACTTGTAAACCAGGTACAGCTAGTACTTTTTACGgtatatatccaaaatctaagacaatatccaGTCGCATATCGCGGTATCAATAAATCGATATCAGAATCAAAAAATACTGAAGgaaaattctgtgttgcagttgcgcaaatagtagaaatatcaaggagaaatataaataatgaagtataaggagtgtggatatgtacggtatttacatagttaaagtaATGTTATGatacggtatttacataattaaggagaaTATTTCTCacgtctaagctgtcctatctaataaagacctaaaataaaaataataataataaaaataagtatgTTATTAAAATGAACGCCTTTAGGGGCTCCGTAATATTGTCAGTATggttgtgacattttaaagttacaCTTGATCTGCATGTCGGTTGTAATGTGGACATCATTGTGGTTTTCTGTGATGTAATGCTGTGTTTattgaagaaataaaatgtaatgtatcaGAAAAGAGGGATGTAAATTATTGTGGTGCCCCCAAGGTCTCTTACCCCATTATTCAGTTTGGTGTGCAAATGAGACAGTGGCCCGCTGAAATCAAGGATTTCTCCTTTAAATATTTATCAACACTGCATGCATAATTTATGGTGTTATTGTGATATAATCCATATACATGCATCATTTGCAGAGTTAAATTATGGTGTTGAGTTTTTCCCATAGATCTGTTTGCCCTTGAATAGCTCTtgttaatattataaaaaacatggaaaaacacaTTAGAGAACTATTATTAATAGGCTATTAGTTAAGTTCAGTAATGGCCTACAATTAAGTTACAATACAGTCTCTTGTATTATGATTTTTAGCCTTGCAACTCGTTGGCATTGGATATTCCCCCTTGATAATGCACTTTAAAGTGAGTGGTGAAGTACATTTTTGGAgtagaagttaaaaaaaaatgttttgagcATGATAAAATCAATGAGAATGGACAATGGCCATAACGTACCTGGTCAACATAGTCCACAGGATTTGATGTCGGTGCCACTGAATTTCAAAAGAAATAGCAAAGACGGCATTTGATTTGCTCTTTAATCGATTCTAAGGGTTCATCTTAAAGTCATGCCGTTTAATGTGGAAACGTCGCTGATGGtagaaacacactgcacacgTGACAATCCATAAACCAGCCTTTGATTCAtcgactgttaatattaaatacaatatatacacagtCTATGCTATTTCTGTTTTCTGCCTCTGAGGAAATATTGTAGGCTAGTTTGCTAGCCTTTTAGTATCATCATAGTATCATGTTACACTGACCGCGTTAATAGCCTACAACACTATAAAATGTCCGTGTTCGTTCTGTAATTGTTCTTTCAAAATctgaagcttttattttggagacATATTCATTACTGTTCCGGTTATGTGTGTCTAGCTTGACTCAGCTGCCCCTGATGAGCCTTCAGGGGACGTAGACTATGTGTAACCCAGGTTTACGGAGGGCctataaccctaaccctaaccttaccATCTCTGCTGATTTGGAAatgaatgattgagatttctcttacacagctaccagaagacttccaactttcagacaggttgcccacgtcacatctacgtcttcaagctcagttggaggctgcacagtaacactCAGCCATCCCCAGAAAAGAGCTTCTGATAGACTTCACTGCTTTTTCCGTCATTAAACTAGCAAAGTGGACTCgcacacgccctaaacgcacctgcgccgtGTGCTTTAGGTTGTTAAAACAGAGCCCAAAGCGTCTGTACTTTGTTGATTTTGACAGTAAGAAATCAACTGTCTCTgcattgaaaaaacattttggacattttgacatCTATTGCACACATCTGAAACAAATAAGCCATCAATCAGCAACCAGGATGACCTTTCTTTTGATAGGCAAAGGGGTCACATTAATAAACACCTGTAGCTGCATAGCATGCTGGTCTATTGAGTTTACtacagatagaaagaaagactgACACCTCCTTGCCTACAATAGACCACattctttgttattttagaTTTCCCTGCATAAATAATGTGTTGTACAAACAGCAGCACAATACTGCATGTGACTAAGGAATGTAATTGTAGTTCAACTATcacacatataaaaacaattcTTAAAGGGGTGGAGTAAAATCTCTGGGCATGAACGCTAAACTTTCTGAGTAAACTTCCAAGACTTATGCAACTAAGCATCTTCCTTTAATACAGCGAGCCTCATCTAAAGCTTCTTCCCACTGAATGGTGAATTTAGAAAGTAAACAAAGCCTGCTGAGTCTTGGATCATAATATCAGGTTAGATCTCAGGCAGGCGCTGTCTCACTGAGTTGTTGGCATGCATCCATCTTCAATTCCGTCTCCAAATCCCTCTCCATTTGTGCCGATGCTGtgatgctgtttttgttttcttcctgtcaGTCTTGGGAAGGAATGTCTTTGCAGGTTGTATCTGCCTACCTGAGAAGTGAGGATAAATCAGTTCTTCATTTAACTTTTGGCTGAAGGTTGGGTGAAAAACAGATCCGTTATCAATAATAATGATTTTAGCAAAAAGTGAAGATAAATCAATGACCGTTACTAAGTTGGATATATTTAACATCTCTCATCATTTCCATAGGATGAAGCTCACTGGCTTTGGTAAGCCCCTGAACGTTTCTCTAGACTCTCGGTGACCTACTTGGTCGGCTCAAacctttcattcaccataaaagaaCTTAACCCAGTACGTTTAGAAGGGAGACTTGCAGTCACTCAAGAGTCCTGGCATCTGGTCTGCGATTGTAAAGGCGATTGTAAAGAGGCCTTTACTTCTCCCGTGTGCAATATTAACACGCTAACCTGCTAAACTAACATGGTGAACACAACAAATATTATAActtgttaaccctcatgttgtcctcgggtcgattgacccattttcctatatcaatgttctttttaattacccaaaataaaatgattgatggatttggcaagtaaaaatctctactttcatacatttttggGTCTCAAATTTTATAGTCTCTAATATTAAAGagactaaaataataaaaataactacaaataatttagaaaaaaaagtttggaaatagtattgagtaaaagttgacatattccagtctgtgattatcatcaacatccattcctttaattttagtctcaataattcctaatttctgcttttctaactcaaacattaggtataatttcctattaatgaggtttattgaccatatatTCCAAAAAGAATCACTGTAAATAACTACCGAAGGACCCGAAAGCACTGTAATGTCCAACTGTGATGTCTTTGGTGCATGTGGAGCCGGAGCAGTCCGAGTCCTGgatgtatagatagatgacTCAGTAAACCTGGAGGGTatggtaagaaaaaaaaagaaatgggacCTTTTGTTGATTTAGCATAAACATTAGTTTGAGGTTTATTCATTTGATTGAAGTTTGATTGAAAAAATCCAGACAGCTTCACATTTAGGACTACAAACCACAGACGTGAGGTGTGAAACGGCCCAAATCCCTGAAGAGGTGGCAGAGATGTTTACAGCCACAGAGCAGCAAATATCAGATACAGAGCAGAAATGTTATCCCAAATCCAACCTgttacatgaatgtgtgtgttaagtaATATTAGCATGggcgtcagtttggtttgaaatgtgctgaGGACAGAGACGCGTTCGGAAGTGCATTTCCAGAAGTGCTGGGTACAATGATGCgttccttttttccctcttttgtgCAGGTCATGTTCTGAAAGACGCTGTCCTGTAGAtaactaatgaaaaatgaataaccATGTGGTTTAATGTACTTAAACAATGATCATTCATCACCAAATGTCTCTTtcatattgctcctcataaccactgaaaactCTTAAAAATATCTTACCCAAAGTCCTATTATTATGGCTGTGCACAGCAAATTCTCCCATCATGCACTGCACTGTCTGAGCCAAAGGAATACATGCTTTCATTTTGATTATAGTAGTGGAgtgaaaacattacattttttatatttcacttaAGCAGCATATAGCCTTATATAACACCTTCTGCTAGTTTCTGCTAGCTGGTAAGGTGTGCGATGTAGCGTTGCATATTAATTGAGGTGTAATTCATCCGTGTCCATTCATTCTTTATTGAGAAACAGTTCTTTTTATAAATGAGTTGTTCACTTCGAAACCTAAGTTTGCACACAGCTCACATTGTCGGCTCACGTttccaagctagctagctacctcgCCACATGgcacatttcacaaaataaaggAATTATTCAGCTATATCTgcttataatataataatataagagTTAGCTTCTATCTGCATACAACATATAGGCCAGATGAGCCCTATATGTGAattttattcacattatttCCCATTCATTCCCCAATCCCAAGTCCCCACCTTGAATATCGGATATGAGTTTTTGCAACCCctgattttaaattattaaataataaaaggatgGATTCCATGTAGCTGCCTTAGTTTCAGATACAGAATATATTCTGGCTCACTGTCCCACTAACTTGGCCGTGTTTTTAGTTTGACCTATTGCAATTTAACATGTACCGTTAACCCATAGATAAAGccataaagtgtatttttatgttttatagtgttttttaaaaagcataaGTTAGCTAGAGTGCTCTGCAAAGGTCTTTGTGTATAACtgatttttataaaatgttactCACACATTTTGTAATGACATTTAAGGTCAATTCCGGCTCATAATGAACTTAGGGGTTATTAACACCCAAACCACGGACGTCGAGCAACCAGTAGCATCGCTCAAGCAGGGTGTTCATCGTTCAACTAGTCATGACTGATTTCCCAAGATGCCGCCTGCCTATATACACGAATGATAATGTCTTAATAaactatatttttaataaactgtctgtacacttacaacGTTCTCAACGCTTCGGTTTACATGTAGGGTGCTATTCTGAGCCTCGATAGTGGTATGGAAATAGCAATTTATTTTAACGTCCTCCATGCCCTGACTATTACCATTATAAGGTAATCAGCTGTTTGCACTAGCTTGTTTCAAGCTAGAGAGCACAAGTTGCTATTATATTAGATATTATCAATAAAAGGCAACATGTGAACATAGATCCCCAcatggggaggagggccacatcatcatggccaccaacagaactcagcaaagattCTTCTTTCTCGGGTTTTAACTTCCGGATGTTCACTGAACGAATGGCTTTGCTCGCATCTTTTTTCCGCCACTATTAGTAGGGAACTCACCGAAGATTACCAGAAAACCCGCCAATATccaacaaacccacacacagtaCTGAATCATGAAAACTGAGCGGAAGTACGTACGCGGGCGTAGCCGGGCTACCATTCCCCACCTCATCCTCCAAATTAAAGTAAATCTGATAATAACTGAGAGTCCAACCTTGTTTGAGGGGCTTGttactgttttgaaaaaagaaaatattcatatttgctGCAGACACATCTATACAGGATTTTGTACCTGATTCAACTTAATTTTCCCAAAACAATTGTActttaaaatgagaaatactGTCCAGGCGATGTGAAAGAAAATTTAAAGATTAAGGAGAGCAGCATGTGCCCTCTACAGTACACAATCACAGTGTAATATTTCAGTTACACCTGAGAAGTCAGTCAAGTTCTGTTCTACGGCTGCACACTGGCTTTCAGTTCCTCGAGGATGTCGGTGCCACTGCTCCAGCCAACCACTTTAGCTCGGAGAGAAGCGTTATCTTCCCGTTGTTCCAGCCTGGCCAGCAGTTTCTCCAGAGTGTAGCCCTTCCTGGGCATCACAACATCCCGCCCTCTCAGACAGGAAGTCGGGCAGAGATCGTTCCCGCCATCCCCCGCGTACAACACCCGCTCGTACTCCACGCCTCCGTCCGCCTGCTCTGACAGATACCGCTCCAGGACTCTCCTCTTACAGAGGTTTACGGGGCACCGGTCGCAGTCGTGAGAGTGGTGGCACCGCA
The Etheostoma cragini isolate CJK2018 chromosome 1, CSU_Ecrag_1.0, whole genome shotgun sequence genome window above contains:
- the LOC117947936 gene encoding kelch-like protein 23 produces the protein MRERTDSLVRWSNKGTLKRLPLLSSPLRLPVVEVEVLSALPDYIHSSRLTLTQLNVESLLTTADLLQLGAVKKACEAFLVRLLDVDNCLGMLAFSQLHACLTLEKEARRQPSGSD